A single region of the Podospora pseudopauciseta strain CBS 411.78 chromosome 1, whole genome shotgun sequence genome encodes:
- a CDS encoding hypothetical protein (BUSCO:EOG09263U08; COG:K; EggNog:ENOG503NW6J): MEQPPPPPVPGRLTLKTTSSALGATSPPPGLAGFSAMSPGAQTPSGAPKIKLVRKSLPPTPAEPNPPSGYFPAASLTAEEVAVAPPAPKVTTTKAGRRPKPTLKKRAHQSDDDEDMPLANGSGPLAKKTKITLKPTTPGGTISTKPTLKLKPVGKIPHRPLGEGYDSEAEDREIDPVIEEQFVMRFMDNEDCDYIRQCITEKKIGNGAEVNFKFLDDEGRRAVWIVRGKYYAAILLDLPTITEGMKTWDKKAMVKSADICQMMLVFAEVKNEEEAKTAPLPKAVEHGHRWPHGITPPMHDARNRRFRKRLSKLEIQNKEAEVERLLAADREAVSTRTEVLDSRIVEESESEDYEEDAEGEEDDEQLDKVEEELDEAALMDAFMNAPETPMEGLDQPTPAVAPDAVTPLTANTGTPVAQTEEEEVVEEEESEEDEEESEEDGDDDDDDGDEDDHDDKASVRAEIANLKKQLKQYEENLAKSVGAIIRKRIEASIRSVKSEIDLKMSSIGEVEDY, encoded by the coding sequence ATggaacaaccacctcccccacccgtTCCCGGGCGACTCACCTTGAAAACCACAAGCTCAGCCCTTGGCGCGACAAGTCCTCCACCTGGTCTCGCCGGATTCAGCGCAATGTCTCCCGGTGCTCAAACGCCATCAGGCGCGCCAAAAATCAAATTGGTGCGAAAATcgctcccacccacccccgccgagCCGAATCCTCCCTCTGGCTATTTCCCAGCAGCGAGTTTGACAGCAGAGGAGGTCGCCGTCGCTCCGCCCGCCCCAAAAGTCACAACTACCAAGGCTGGGAGAAGACCAAAGCCCACACTCAAGAAGAGGGCTCATCAGagtgatgacgatgaggacatGCCATTAGCCAATGGATCCGGACCACTAGccaagaagacgaagatTACGCTTAAACCAACAACTCCCGGCGGCACCATCTCGACTAAACCAACGCTCAAACTGAAGCCAGTAGGCAAGATTCCTCACCGGCCTCTTGGCGAAGGCTACGACTCGGAGGCGGAAGATCGCGAGATTGATCCGGTTATCGAGGAACAATTTGTCATGCGCTTTATGGACAACGAAGACTGCGATTATATACGACAGTGCAtcacagaaaagaaaatcggCAATGGTGCCGAGGTCAACTTTAAGTTTCTGGACGACGAAGGTCGACGTGCTGTGTGGATTGTTCGCGGGAAGTACTATGCGGCGATTCTCCTCGATCTCCCTACCATCACTGAGGGTATGAAGACGTGGGATAAAAAGGCCATGGTCAAGTCCGCGGATATTTGTCAGATGATGTTGGTCTTTGCTGAAGTCAagaacgaggaggaggccaagactGCGCCGCTGCCAAAGGCTGTTGAGCACGGTCATCGCTGGCCACACGGTATAACGCCCCCAATGCACGATGCCAGAAACCGTCGTTTCCGCAAGCGATTGTCGAAGCTCGAGATCCAGAacaaggaggccgaggtggaAAGGTTATTGGCGGCTGATCGGGAGGCTGTCAGCACCAGGACGGAGGTTCTAGACAGTAGAATTGTCGAGGAGTCGGAGTCTGAAGATTatgaggaggatgctgagggtgaagaggatgatgagcaACTCGataaggtcgaggaggagcttgacgagGCTGCGCTGATGGATGCTTTCATGAATGCGCCAGAGACGCCGATGGAGGGTCTTGATCAGCCTACGCCGGCTGTTGCTCCTGATGCTGTTACGCCACTTACCGCTAATACTGGTACTCCTGTTGCCCagactgaggaggaggaagttgtggaggaggaagagtcagaagaagatgaagaggagtcagaagaggatggggatgatgatgatgacgatggagaTGAAGACGACCATGACGATAAGGCCAGTGTGCGGGCGGAGATTGCTAATCTCAAGAAACAGCTCAAGCAATACGAGGAGAACCTTGCCAAGTCGGTCGGTGCGATTATTCGGAAGCGTATTGAGGCTTCGATCAGGAGTGTCAAGTCGGAGATTGACCTCAAGATGTCTTCTAtcggtgaggttgaggattATTGA
- a CDS encoding hypothetical protein (EggNog:ENOG503NV9Q; COG:A) yields MSYSGPPGLPKSASHPSLPPRPPTTKLPGGFKPAFSAAPTHPPAPSVPGYSAPPSYPGYGAAAVPGYGAPPSAAPYVGNPSTPSVGAGYGQPGTYNYQQQSYPQAPVAQAASSYYGAPATNSYATPPQIRNPFAAPVAASAGPAGDYDPEMAAQIAQWQSAYMPKDPSDPANKTADKGTNGQATADTTDPNVGEDGTDKKKTVYREGGGKKWQDDTLLEWDPTHLRLFVGNLAGETTDDSLLKAFSRWKSVQKAKVVRDKRTTKSKGFGFVSFSDADDFFQAAKEMNGKYIQSHPVVVRKAKTEIKPQAVKDDRKGKHQHKRGNGGNKAGNGMGGQEKGAGAYEPHLGPVAGGGIVKPGQKTKGGLKLLG; encoded by the coding sequence ATGTCGTACTCGGGTCCTCCAGGTCTCCCAAAGTCGGCGTCGCACCCTTCGCTGCCCCCGCGCCCTCCGACTACCAAGCTCCCCGGTGGCTTCAAGCCTGCCTTCTCGGCCGCCCCGACACATCCGCCCGCTCCCTCAGTCCCCGGTTACTCAGCGCCGCCCTCATACCCAGGCTACGGCGCCGCTGCCGTACCCGGCTATGGCGCGCCCCCTTCAGCAGCGCCCTACGTGGGCAACCCATCAACTCCCTCCGTAGGAGCTGGATATGGTCAACCAGGAACATACAACTATCAACAACAAAGCTACCCGCAAGCGCCAGTCGCACAAGCAGCCTCGAGCTACTATGGCGCCCCCGCTACCAACAGCTATGCCACACCTCCCCAAATTCGGAACCCCTTCGCCGCCCCTGTAGCAGCCTCTGCCGGCCCCGCGGGTGACTATGATCCAGAAATGGCGGCTCAGATAGCGCAATGGCAAAGCGCCTACATGCCAAAAGATCCATCAGACCCGGCAAACAAGACTGCTGACAAGGGCACAAATGGACAAGCAACAGCCGATACAACCGACCCCAACGTCGGTGAGGACGGGACcgacaaaaagaaaacggTATACCGAGAAGGCGGCGGCAAAAAATGGCAAGACGACACTCTTCTCGAATGGGACCCTACCCATCTACGTCTTTTTGTCGGTAATCTGGCTGGTGAAACTACAGATGACTCTTTACTGAAAGCGTTTTCCCGGTGGAAGAGCGTACAAAAAGCCAAGGTTGTCCGTGATAAGCGAACGACGAAGAGCAAGGGTTTTGGCTTTGTGAGTTTTAGCGACGCAGACGACTTCTTCCAGGCAGCCAAGGAGATGAACGGCAAGTATATCCAGAGTCATCCTGTGGTTGTGCGCAAAGCGAAGACAGAGATCAAGCCGCAGGCTGTCAAGGATGATAGGAAGGGGAAGCATCAGCATAAGAGGGGTAATGGGGGAAATAAGGCTGGgaatgggatgggagggCAGGAGAAGGGCGCTGGGGCTTACGAGCCGCATCTTGGCCCTGTGGCTGGGGGTGGGATTGTGAAGCCGGGGCAGAAGACGAAGGGAGGTTTAAAGTTGCTTGGTTGA